A single window of Lutzomyia longipalpis isolate SR_M1_2022 chromosome 1, ASM2433408v1 DNA harbors:
- the LOC129786779 gene encoding protein claret segregational-like — MEGTEGQLGVIPRTVDLLFDSVKNYKRIGREYEIRATFLEIYNEVLYDLLNPEATDLEIRMVSASSKTDVYVSNITEKIVENGQQLRALMDAAKRNRATACTVGNERSSRSPYAIMRLQLIGVHVGKQEKCVGTVNLVDLAGSESPKTSIRMEETKKISRSLSELTNVIMWPPAAPKFSF, encoded by the exons ATGGAGGGTACTGAGGGTCAATTGGGCGTTATTCCGCGTACCGTTGACCTTCTTTTTGATTCCGTGAAGAATTACAAGAGAATTGGGCGGGAGTATGAGATCCGGGCAACCTTCCTGGAGATCTACAATGAGGTCCTCTATGATCTTCTCAATCCGGAGGCGACTGACTTGGAAATCCGCATG GTCAGCGCATCAAGCAAAACGGATGTTTATGTGAGCAACATAACGGAGAAGATTGTTGAAAATGGGCAACAATTGAGGGCATTGATGGATGCTGCCAAGCGCAATCGAGCAACAGCCTGCACGGTTGGCAATGAACGTTCATCGCGTTCCCCATACGCAATTATGCGCCTACAGCTGATTGGAGTGCACGTGGGGAAGCAGGAAAAGTGCGTTGGAACCGTTAATCTTGTGGACCTCGCAGGATCGGAGTCCCCGAAGACCAGCATCCGAATGGAGGAGACAAAGAAGATCAGCAGGAGTCTCAGTGAGCTCACAAATGTCATCATGTGGCCACCAGCAGCgcctaaattttctttttaa